From one Culex quinquefasciatus strain JHB chromosome 3, VPISU_Cqui_1.0_pri_paternal, whole genome shotgun sequence genomic stretch:
- the LOC6032788 gene encoding ras-related GTP-binding protein C, with protein MSYQDEEGYQVGSFPKDFGYGNFDPEDTSGSGDDKPRILLMGLRRSGKSSIQKVVFHKMSPNETLFLESTNKIVKDDINNSSFVQFQIWDFPGQIDFFDPTFDSDMIFGGCGALVFVIDAQDDYIEALAKLNQTVTKAYKVNPRIKFEVFIHKVDGVSDDFKMESQRDIHSRATDDLADAGLEGVHLSFHLTSIYDHSIFEAFSKVVQKLIPQLPTLENLLNIFISNSGIEKAFLFDVVSKIYIATDCSPVDMQSYELCCDMIDVVIDLSCIYGSKDDPDVPAFDNQSSSLIKMNNCTVLYLREVNKFLALVCIIREENFSRQGVIDYNFLCFREAISQVFELRLKNQKMEAIDPDAEDGSSVILNDSVQDLESNQQLTSA; from the exons ATG AGCTATCAGGACGAAGAAGGCTACCAGGTTGGATCGTTTCCTAAAGATTTCGGATACGGAAATTTTGATCCAGAAGACACCTCAGGATCGGGAGATGACAAGCCTCGAATTTTACTTATGGGACTAAGACGCTCTGGAAAAAGCTCAATTCAGAAGGTTGTCTTCCACAAAATGTCCCCGAACGAAACATTGTTCTTGGAATCAACAAACAAAATTGTTAAGGATGACATCAACAACAGCAGTTTTGTGCAGTTTCAAATCTGGGACTTTCCTGGTCAAATAGATTTCTTTGATCCTACTTTTGATTCTGACATGATTTTTGGAGGATGTGGTGCATTAGTTTTTGTAATCGATGCACAAGATGATTATATTGAAGCCCTCGCAAAGTTGAATCAAACTGTTACCAAAGCCTACAAAGTTAATCCAAGAATCAAGTTTGAGGTTTTCATCCATAAG GTAGATGGAGTAAGCGATGATTTCAAAATGGAATCCCAAAGAGACATTCACTCGAGGGCTACCGACGATTTGGCGGACGCCGGACTAGAAGGAGTCCATCTAAGCTTCCACCTTACGTCCATATATGACCACTCAATATTTGAAGCTTTTTctaaagtagttcaaaagttgatTCCCCAGCTACCTACGTTGGAAAATTTACTGAATATTTTCATTTCG AACTCTGGAATTGAAAAAGCGTTCTTGTTTGATGTTGTTTCAAAGATATATATTGCAACTGATTGCTCCCCGGTTGATATGCAAAGCTACGAACTTTGTTGTGATATGATTGACGTTGTTATTGACCTATCGTGTATTTACGG ctcCAAAGATGATCCCGACGTCCCTGCGTTTGACAATCAAAGTTCTAGCCTCatcaaaatgaataactgcacAGTGCTGTACCTTCGCGAagtgaacaaatttttggcacTTGTATGCATCATCAGGGAAGAAAATTTTTCTCGACAAGGAGTTATAGATTACAACTTTCTTTGTTTCCGAGAGGCCATTTCGCAAGTGTTTGAGcttagattaaaaaatcaaaaaatggaaGCAATTGATCCAGATGCGGAAGACGGCTCATCAGTTATACTGAATGACAGCGTTCAGGATTTAGAATCAAATCAACAGCTGACCAGTGCTTAA
- the LOC6032787 gene encoding proton-coupled amino acid transporter-like protein pathetic isoform X2, whose protein sequence is MVNEYTGPPAQELETFLPKDAKNGASKYKITPAGEKPDVETATAGSFDPFKERNCEHPTTDGETLTHLLKASLGTGILAMPVAFSYAGLAGGIIATILTALVCTHCAYVLVKCAHTHYYRTKTTAMSFADVAEISLKNGPQWGRRWSTFIRQCITYGLFITYFGTCAVYTVIIARNFQQVIEHYTGSELNLRVMIALLLIPLILLSWIPNLKYLAPVSMVANVFMCVGLGITFYYLVTDMPPLSERPMFVNVLHLPPFFAIVIFAMEAIGVVMPLENQMKTPKNFIGICGVLNQGMGGVTLVYILLGFLGYVRYGDQAEGSITLNLPVEEIPAQAVKILIALAVYCTFGLQFYVCLDIAWVGIKDKFTKRPTLVNYTMRTILVTAAVLLAVAVPTIGPFIGLIGAFCFSILGLLIPILIEMVTFWEQGFGKFNWIIWKNVLVCIFGIMALIFGSKSSIEDILKLYI, encoded by the exons ATGGTTAAC GAATACACCGGACCACCTGCTCAAGaacttgaaacttttttgcCAAAGGATGCAAAAAATGGAGCATCAAA GTACAAGATCACACCTGCCGGTGAAAAACCCGATGTGGAAACGGCAACCGCCGGGTCATTTGACCCGTTTAAGGAGCGAAACTGTGAACATCCAACAAC AGATGGGGAAACACTAACTCATCTGTTGAAAGCATCGCTAGGCACTGGAATTTTGGCTATGCCAGTCGCCTTTAGTTATGCTGGTTTGGCAGGTGGAATCATTGCAACGATCCTTACAGCTCTTGTCTGTACGCACTGTGCTTATGTTCTG GTCAAATGTGCTCATACACACTACTACAGAACAAAAACTACAGCTATGTCCTTTGCTGATGTGGCTGAAATATCgctaaaaaacggacctcaatGGGGACGAAG GTGGAGCACATTTATTCGCCAGTGTATTACGTATGGATTATTTATAACATATTTTGGAACATGCGCTGTATATACAGTTATCATTGCGAGGAACTTTCAACAGGTTATTGAACATTACACGGGTTCTGAATTGAATCTAAGAGTTATGATTGCGTTGCTCTTAATTCCACTGATCTTACTGTCATGGATTCCAAATTTGAAATACTTAGCCCCAGTATCGATGGTGGCGAATGTTTTCATGTGCGTTGGATTGGGAATAACTTTCTACTATCTAGTGACTGATATGCCACCACTGTCCGAAAGACCAATGTTCGTTAATGTTCTGCACTTGCCACCATTTTTTGCCATCGTTATATTTGCAATGGAAGCAATCGGAGTTGTTATGCCTTTAGAAAATCAGATGAAAACGCCTAaaaactttattggaatttgtgGAGTCCTGAATCAAGGCATGGGAGGAGTAACTCTCGTATACATCTTGCTAGGATTCTTGGGCTATGTACGATACGGCGACCAAGCAGAAGGAAGCATAACACTAAATTTGCCAGTAGAGGAAAT TCCTGCACAAGCAGTAAAAATTCTGATCGCTTTGGCTGTATATTGCACATTTGGATTACAATTTTACGTTTGTCTTGACATTGCGTGGGTTGGAATCAAAGACAAATTCACGAAACGACCGACGTTGGTCAATTATACTATGAG GACAATTCTAGTAACGGCGGCGGTTCTGTTGGCTGTGGCAGTTCCCACAATTGGTCCCTTCATTGGCTTGATAGGAGCGTTTTGTTTCTCGATACTTGGTCTGCTCATTCCTATTCTCATCGAAATGGTGACTTTTTGGGAGCAAGGATTTGGAAAATTCAACTGGATTATTTGGAAAAATGTTTTAGTATGCATTTTCGGTATAATGGCACTCATATTTGGATCTAAAAGTTCAATTGAGGACATTCTCAAATTATATATCTAG
- the LOC6032787 gene encoding proton-coupled amino acid transporter-like protein pathetic isoform X1 → MDSDFQYNNNYTEKGDARYKITPAGEKPDVETATAGSFDPFKERNCEHPTTDGETLTHLLKASLGTGILAMPVAFSYAGLAGGIIATILTALVCTHCAYVLVKCAHTHYYRTKTTAMSFADVAEISLKNGPQWGRRWSTFIRQCITYGLFITYFGTCAVYTVIIARNFQQVIEHYTGSELNLRVMIALLLIPLILLSWIPNLKYLAPVSMVANVFMCVGLGITFYYLVTDMPPLSERPMFVNVLHLPPFFAIVIFAMEAIGVVMPLENQMKTPKNFIGICGVLNQGMGGVTLVYILLGFLGYVRYGDQAEGSITLNLPVEEIPAQAVKILIALAVYCTFGLQFYVCLDIAWVGIKDKFTKRPTLVNYTMRTILVTAAVLLAVAVPTIGPFIGLIGAFCFSILGLLIPILIEMVTFWEQGFGKFNWIIWKNVLVCIFGIMALIFGSKSSIEDILKLYI, encoded by the exons ATGGACAGTGATTTCCAGTACAACAATAACTATACCGAAAAAGGAGACGCCAG GTACAAGATCACACCTGCCGGTGAAAAACCCGATGTGGAAACGGCAACCGCCGGGTCATTTGACCCGTTTAAGGAGCGAAACTGTGAACATCCAACAAC AGATGGGGAAACACTAACTCATCTGTTGAAAGCATCGCTAGGCACTGGAATTTTGGCTATGCCAGTCGCCTTTAGTTATGCTGGTTTGGCAGGTGGAATCATTGCAACGATCCTTACAGCTCTTGTCTGTACGCACTGTGCTTATGTTCTG GTCAAATGTGCTCATACACACTACTACAGAACAAAAACTACAGCTATGTCCTTTGCTGATGTGGCTGAAATATCgctaaaaaacggacctcaatGGGGACGAAG GTGGAGCACATTTATTCGCCAGTGTATTACGTATGGATTATTTATAACATATTTTGGAACATGCGCTGTATATACAGTTATCATTGCGAGGAACTTTCAACAGGTTATTGAACATTACACGGGTTCTGAATTGAATCTAAGAGTTATGATTGCGTTGCTCTTAATTCCACTGATCTTACTGTCATGGATTCCAAATTTGAAATACTTAGCCCCAGTATCGATGGTGGCGAATGTTTTCATGTGCGTTGGATTGGGAATAACTTTCTACTATCTAGTGACTGATATGCCACCACTGTCCGAAAGACCAATGTTCGTTAATGTTCTGCACTTGCCACCATTTTTTGCCATCGTTATATTTGCAATGGAAGCAATCGGAGTTGTTATGCCTTTAGAAAATCAGATGAAAACGCCTAaaaactttattggaatttgtgGAGTCCTGAATCAAGGCATGGGAGGAGTAACTCTCGTATACATCTTGCTAGGATTCTTGGGCTATGTACGATACGGCGACCAAGCAGAAGGAAGCATAACACTAAATTTGCCAGTAGAGGAAAT TCCTGCACAAGCAGTAAAAATTCTGATCGCTTTGGCTGTATATTGCACATTTGGATTACAATTTTACGTTTGTCTTGACATTGCGTGGGTTGGAATCAAAGACAAATTCACGAAACGACCGACGTTGGTCAATTATACTATGAG GACAATTCTAGTAACGGCGGCGGTTCTGTTGGCTGTGGCAGTTCCCACAATTGGTCCCTTCATTGGCTTGATAGGAGCGTTTTGTTTCTCGATACTTGGTCTGCTCATTCCTATTCTCATCGAAATGGTGACTTTTTGGGAGCAAGGATTTGGAAAATTCAACTGGATTATTTGGAAAAATGTTTTAGTATGCATTTTCGGTATAATGGCACTCATATTTGGATCTAAAAGTTCAATTGAGGACATTCTCAAATTATATATCTAG
- the LOC6032786 gene encoding LOW QUALITY PROTEIN: leucine-rich repeat-containing protein 59 (The sequence of the model RefSeq protein was modified relative to this genomic sequence to represent the inferred CDS: inserted 1 base in 1 codon) → MSKKHKSKINESEKINVREKLNHNVLDLSLMNISSVPVDEIKTLKRATILDLSNNVISIINTDFTSLIQLTKIDLSKNKIRSIADDFGNLINLRHLDLYDNQIERLPLSFGRXKKLKYLDLKNNPLNPVFSKIIGTCTDQKDCIEAARKAVAFMADIEQQVIEDRRKERELRELSDVKIPSETTNIVEDVNKPDKRKKTKAKKNSIVNNATEEIVTKSQTKSNHVSTTELKPQKQNESKTCLSKIINYTFLFIILSLVCFGLIFLLKPELIINFLYVNDMDILEEFIK, encoded by the exons ATGTCCAAAAAACACAAGAGTAAAATTAATGAAAgcgaaaaaatcaatgttagAGAAAAGTTAAACCACAATGTACTTGATCTTAGCTTGATGAACATTTCTAGCGTTCCGGTCGATGAGATT AAAACTTTGAAACGTGCAACAATACTAGATTTATCAAACAATGTTATAAGCATCATAAAT aCCGACTTCACTTCACTTATACAACTTACAAAAATAGATTTgagtaaaaacaaaattagGTCTATCGCTGATGATTTTGGTAATCTGATCAATCTTCGTCATTTAGACCTCTACGATAATCAAATTGAACGACTTCCCTTAAGTTTTGGTc ttaaaaagcttaaatatcTCGATTTGAAAAACAACCCTTTGAATCCGGTATTCTCAAAAATAATTGGTACTTGCACCGATCAGAAAGATTGCATAGAAGCTGCTCGTAAAGCTGTTGCTTTTATGGCGGATATTGAACAGCAG GTAATTGAAGATCGACGTAAAGAACGGGAACTAAGAGAGCTCAGTGATGTGAAAATACCGAGTGAAACTACAAATATCGTCGAGGACGTAAACAAGCCTGATAAACGAAAGAAAACGAAGGCTAAGAAAAACTCGATTGTAAACAATGCGACGGAGGAGATTGTAACTAAATCGCAAACTAAAAGCAACCACGTATCTACGACTGAATTGAAACCCCAGAAACAGAATGAAAGCAAGACATGTTTGTCTAAAATTATCAATTATAcctttttattcataattttatcaCTAGTTTGCTTTGGATTAATTTTTCTTCTCAAACCAGAACTTataatcaattttttatatgtaaatGATATGGACATTTTGGAAGAGTTcattaaataa
- the LOC6032785 gene encoding adenylyl cyclase X E, with protein sequence MTNESETSNSVPQLNNVTMNPEHSQETDADYYALKKWELGFLRRECVNLGLEAFYNKYMARVQRSYLSIFVVLQTFVSVAHVIVIVTGEQHPTAAIHPDLICYTFGSLIVWISLFAAFKEGLVKAFPWVPYVTSSAAIFTLIITDLMIPLYHAVVSYVNPPLRPSYASHIIFAIYIFLPLSENLHVIILGSATTICYLIIMIMITYRLEADKFIKVMTELVYFLCLNLFGLYFRLINEAAIRRTFLDRRELVEGNLLLKFARNQEKELLLSILPEHTAELMEKDIRSMIQKLRTNHHDTINTQSFFRTGTQWRSINKLYVQKHTNVTILYADVVNYTYITTQLPVRTLVDVLHELFVKFDEAAKEFNVLRIKFLGDCYYCVSGVPIKNKHHAKSCVDLGLRMIKDIRDVRMSRDLNIDMRIGIHSGSIISGVIGACKWQFDIWSRDVIIANKMESTGESGKVHVTMQTLELLDGEYIYEDGTEKARLDPVLVKHNIQTYLIVPQFFEENNYFMTPDGSSSSRLSVGVKRKTINNKKERSLISRNFMQNSMEQFREIMKQTNVEMAHELDRMPIGKFQFNKIFSTSQVTPTTTTASSYCNAYKRNDVDSDHRLDNLSPFFMCFENKRWEWPFMKEPDLMLKYSILMSFIVFICIFTVQLLNYASGYYFWSMMLVSGVILLVAIPITWFKKLWDVYTPYSSEDLLKVRRPQHAILRMLYNFSDKIMESFTSRTIIYVTIILLLVTCSLIYLIECNYDLNSETNSSMLNVTQSTIIARKYCMNSWSVTQCLTLAIGMVFLFLRIHFILKAFCGIMILLFYAWVIFYELHYIYDNSASMNPGMNPKVAHLMLIIFTVIIFHWIDRQSEYIARVDYNWKRQLLKQKEEAEITKQTNKILVENILPTHVAEIYINRQLKNEFYNEEYKNVAVMFATITNMEINTDISVENEKSVLKVLNEIICDFDEKLQYFDGYLKVEKIKVAGWTYMAACGLDPGRCDSSSSLGPFRSVSGITRTSLMTNGRRSLNPRSSEILNQQPSRTSLCTRQSNNVTIVLTEFALELMKVLRDFSNENFKQNSPGLLRVGISNGKVMAGVVGSSKPLYDIWGNAVNMASRMDSTGIPGRIQVTKQSAETLQAYGYQCEYRGQIFVKGRGKIPTYFVNVNDNYELLKSVDSSDISTKL encoded by the exons atgacGAATGAAAGTGAGACATCCAATTCAGTGCCGCAGTTGAACAATGTAACGATGAATCCTGAACATAGTCAAGAGACGGATGCTGATTACTATGCTTTGAAAAAATGGGAACTAGGATTTCTAAGA AGAGAATGTGTAAATCTGGGTTTGGAAGCATTCTATAACAAATACATGGCTAGAGTGCAACGAAgctatttatcaatttttgtgGTTCTTCAAACGTTTGTTAGTGTTGCCCACGTCATAGTGATAGTAACAGGAGAACAG catCCAACAGCTGCTATTCATCCTGACCTAATTTGTTATACATTTGGAAGTTTGATTGTATGGATTTCTTTATTCGCTGCCTTTAAAGAAGGTTTAGTAAAAGCTTTTCCATGGGTTCCGTATGTGACTTCCAGTGCTGCAATTTTTACGCTTATAATTACAG ATCTGATGATTCCTTTATACCATGCAGTAGTTTCCTACGTAAATCCACCTCTCAGGCCTTCATACGCGAGCCATATTATTTTTGCTATTTACATATTTCTACCATTGAGCGAAAATTTGCACGTCATAATTTTAGGAAGTGCTACAACTATTTGTTACCTGATTATCATGATAATGATAACATATAGATTGGAAGCAGATAAATTTATCAAAGTCATGACTGAGTTGGTATACTTTctttgtttgaatttatttggaCTATATTTTCGATTGATAAATGAAGCAGCAATTAGACGAACATTTCTGGATCGAAGAGAACTTGTGGAAGGAAATCTTCTTTTGAAATTTGCCAGAAATCAAGAG AAAGAACTGCTGCTAAGCATTTTGCCGGAGCATACTGCTGAGCTCATGGAAAAAGATATACGCTCCATGATACAAAAATTACGAACTAATCATCATGACACAATTAACACTCAAAG TTTCTTCAGAACTGGAACTCAATGGAGATCTATaaa CAAACTATACgtacaaaaacacacaaatgtgACAATTTTATATGCCGATGTTGTAAATTACACTTACATTACAACACAATTACCCGTTCGCACGCTAGTAGATGTATTGCATGAATTGTTTGTCAAATTTGATGAAGCAGCTAAAGAATTTAACGTACTGAGAATTAAATTTCTGGGGGATTGTTACTATTGCGTATCGGGTGTTccaatcaaaaataaacatcatgcCAAAAGTTGCGTTGATCTTGGTTTGCGTATGATCAAAGATATACGGGATGTACGTATGTCCAGAGATTTAAACATCGATATGAGGATAGGTATACATTCTGGAAGTATTATATCTGGTGTCATAGGAGCTTGCAAGTGGCAGTTTGATATATGGTCAAGAGATGTTATTATTGCAAATAAAATGGAATCAACAGGAGAATCGGG AAAGGTACATGTAACTATGCAAACACTTGAATTATTAGATGGCGAATacatttacgaagatggaactGAAAAGGCAAGGTTGGATCCCGTACTTGTAAAACACAACATTCAAACTTATTTGATTGTTCCACAATTCTTTGAAGAAAATAAT tactTCATGACGCCAGATGGATCGTCTAGCAGCCGTTTGTCTGTTGGCGTAAAACGAAAAACTATTAACAACAAG AAAGAACGAAGTTTGATATCAAGAAACTTTATGCAAAATTCAATGGAGCAATTCCGGGAAATCATGAAACAAACTAATGTTGAAATGGCGCATGAACTAGATCGAATGccaatcggaaaatttca attcaacaaaatattttcaacatctCAAGTAACTCCAACTACTACAACTGCTTCATCATATTGCAATGCTTACAAGAGAAATGATGTAGACAGTGACCACCGGTTGGATAATCTCTCGccttttttcatgtgttttgagAATAAGCGTTGGGAATGGCCTTTCATGAAAGAACCAGACCTTATGCTTAAATATAGTATACTGATGAGTTTTATAGTGTTTatttgcattttcactgttcaaTTGCTGAACTATGC GTCCGGATACTATTTTTGGTCAATGATGCTAGTATCAGGAGTAATACTTCTTGTAGCAATACCAATCACGTGGTTCAAAAAACTATGGGATGTGTACACTCCATACTCGTCAGAAGATTTATTGAAAGTTCGAAGACCACAACATGCAATTTTGCGAATGCTGTAtaatttttctgacaaaataaTGGAAAGTTTCACCAGTAGAACCATAATTTATGTTACAATAATTTTACTTCTAGTCACTTGCTCGTTAATTTATTTA ATTGAATGCAACTATGACCTGAACAGTGAAACAAATTCATCTATGTTGAACGTTACACAATCAACAATAATAGCTAGAAAGTACTGTATGAATTCATGG TCCGTTACCCAGTGCCTTACACTAGCGATCGGGATGGTATTTCTTTTTCTAAGAATTCATTTTATTCTTAAAGCATTCTGTGGCATAATGATTCTTCTGTTCTATGCTTGggtaattttttatgaattacATTACATTTATGACAACAGTGCAAGCATGAACCCTGGAATGAATCCAAAAGTGGCTCATTTAATGCTAATAATATTCACTGTAATAATTTTCCATTGGATTGATCGTCAATCTGAGTACATCGCAAGAGTTGATTACAA ttgGAAGCGTCAACTTTTGAAGCAAAAAGAAGAAGCTGAAATTACAAAGCAAACCAACAAAATATTGGTTGAAAACATCCTTCCAACACATGTTG CTGAAATCTACATCAACAGACAactcaaaaatgaattttacaatgaagagtacaaaaacGTTGCTGTTATGTTCGCTACAATAACAAATATGGAAATTAACACAGATATTTCTGTggagaatgaaaaaagtgtactGAAGGTTTTAAACGAAATAATAtgcgattttgatgaaaaacttcAGTACTTTGATGGATATTTGAAagtagaaaaaatcaaagttgctgGTTGGACATACATGGCTGCATGCGGTCTCGATCCAGGACGGTGTGACTCTTCTTCGTCCCTTGGGCCATTTCGGTCGGTATCTGGTATAACGCGTACATCTTTGATGACTAATGGACGAAGAAGCCTTAATCCTAGATCATCAGAAATTCTCAATCAGCAACCCAGCAGAACAAGTTTATGTACCAGACAAAGTAATAATGTAACTATTGTATTGACTGAGTTTGCACTTGAGCTAATGAAGGTATTAAGAGACTTTagcaatgaaaattttaagcaaaacagTCCTGGATTACTGCGCGTAGGAATTTCAAATGGAAAAGTTATGGCAGGAGTAGTTGGATCCAGTAAGCCATTGTATGATATTTGGGGCAATGCCGTAAATATGGCTTCAAGAATGGATTCTACTGGAATACCTGGTCGAATTCAAGTAACAAAGCAAAGCGCTGAAACTTTACAGGCGTATGGATATCAATGTGAATATAGAggacaaatttttgttaaaggAAGGGGTAAAATTCCAACGTATTTTGTAAATGTTAACGATAATTATGAGCTATTGAAAAGCGTTGATTCTAGCGACATTTCAACTAAGTTGTAG